One genomic region from Streptomyces sp. NBC_00457 encodes:
- a CDS encoding MarR family winged helix-turn-helix transcriptional regulator, translated as MAAKKPEQALVEQWRDMLALHARTQCELDRALHQHGLCASDFEVLDVLAEARAVDGGTCSYRVQEISERVHLTQSALSRLVARLEKDGLVERGMCPEDRRGVKVALTPKGRSLHGEVLPVQREVLTRMLAGNSAT; from the coding sequence ATGGCGGCGAAGAAGCCCGAACAGGCGCTCGTGGAACAGTGGCGCGACATGCTCGCACTCCATGCGCGCACACAGTGCGAACTCGACCGCGCTCTGCACCAACACGGCCTGTGCGCAAGCGACTTCGAGGTACTCGACGTCCTGGCCGAGGCACGCGCGGTGGACGGCGGCACCTGTTCCTACCGCGTCCAGGAGATCTCCGAGCGGGTCCATCTCACCCAGAGCGCACTCTCCCGGCTGGTCGCCCGGCTCGAGAAGGACGGCCTCGTCGAGCGCGGCATGTGCCCGGAGGACCGGCGGGGCGTCAAGGTGGCCCTCACCCCGAAGGGGCGCTCACTGCACGGCGAGGTGCTGCCGGTGCAGCGCGAGGTGCTGACGCGCATGCTCGCCGGGAACAGCGCCACCTGA
- a CDS encoding maleylpyruvate isomerase family mycothiol-dependent enzyme: protein METAEFVRILDREGQLLASAAAEAGTDVKVTTCPDWQVRDLLRHTGMVHRWAAGFVNEGYPSYHPDGGLPDLDGAELVTWFRDGHRHLVSTLSHAAPDVKCWHFLPAPSPLAFWARRQAHETTVHRFDAEAARGGTPSEIAPGFAVDGIDELLLAFHARPKSRVRTDEPRVLRVRATDTDDAVWTVRLSPEPPAATRGDAVEASAADCEISGPAARIYLSLWNRLPFPAVTGDASLAALWREKSAVTWS, encoded by the coding sequence ATGGAGACAGCCGAGTTCGTACGGATCCTGGACCGGGAGGGCCAGCTGCTGGCCTCGGCCGCCGCGGAGGCCGGCACCGACGTGAAGGTGACGACGTGCCCGGACTGGCAGGTACGGGACCTGCTGCGGCACACGGGGATGGTGCACCGCTGGGCGGCGGGGTTCGTCAACGAGGGGTACCCCTCCTATCACCCCGACGGCGGCCTGCCCGACCTCGACGGCGCCGAGCTCGTGACCTGGTTCCGGGACGGGCACCGGCATCTCGTCAGCACCCTCTCCCACGCGGCTCCCGACGTGAAGTGCTGGCATTTCCTGCCCGCGCCGTCGCCGCTCGCGTTCTGGGCGCGCAGGCAGGCGCACGAGACCACGGTGCACCGTTTCGACGCCGAGGCGGCCCGCGGTGGTACGCCGTCGGAAATCGCGCCCGGCTTCGCGGTCGACGGCATCGACGAGCTGTTGCTCGCCTTCCACGCCCGCCCCAAGAGCAGGGTGCGCACCGATGAGCCCCGGGTGCTGCGGGTGCGGGCGACGGACACGGACGACGCGGTGTGGACCGTACGACTGTCTCCGGAGCCGCCTGCGGCCACCCGCGGCGATGCCGTGGAGGCGAGCGCCGCCGACTGTGAGATCAGTGGTCCGGCGGCCCGGATCTATCTGTCGCTCTGGAACCGGCTGCCGTTCCCCGCCGTCACCGGCGACGCCTCGCTCGCCGCGCTGTGGCGGGAGAAGTCCGCCGTCACGTGGAGCTGA
- a CDS encoding class I SAM-dependent methyltransferase, whose amino-acid sequence MGEREQDEALAREQRRHWQRTYAGHPDLYGDEPSAPAVYAAELFRRTGAHEVLELGAGHGRDALYFAREGFAVHATDFSAEGLEQLSARAAGSGLSVTTTVHDVRETLPLPDASEDGVFAHMLLCMALSTEEIHALVTEVRRVLRPGGAFVYSVRHIGDAHYGAGVSHGDDIFEHGGFAVHFFDRTLVEELAEGWEGVDVYAFEEGELPRRLWRVTQRLAG is encoded by the coding sequence ATGGGCGAGCGCGAGCAGGACGAGGCACTGGCTCGGGAGCAGCGGCGGCACTGGCAGCGCACGTACGCAGGCCATCCGGACCTGTACGGCGACGAGCCGTCCGCCCCCGCGGTGTACGCCGCCGAGCTCTTCCGGCGGACCGGCGCACACGAGGTGCTGGAGCTCGGCGCGGGGCACGGACGGGACGCCCTGTACTTCGCCCGCGAGGGCTTCGCCGTGCACGCCACGGATTTCAGCGCCGAGGGCCTGGAGCAACTGAGCGCCCGGGCGGCCGGATCCGGCCTGTCCGTGACGACGACGGTCCACGACGTACGCGAGACGCTGCCGCTGCCCGACGCCTCCGAGGACGGGGTGTTCGCCCACATGCTGCTGTGCATGGCCCTGTCCACCGAGGAGATCCACGCACTCGTCACCGAGGTACGCCGCGTGCTGCGCCCCGGCGGCGCCTTCGTCTACTCCGTCCGCCACATCGGCGACGCCCACTACGGCGCCGGCGTCTCCCACGGCGACGACATCTTCGAGCACGGCGGCTTCGCGGTGCACTTCTTCGACCGCACGCTGGTGGAGGAACTGGCGGAGGGCTGGGAAGGCGTCGACGTGTACGCCTTCGAGGAGGGCGAACTGCCGCGCCGGCTGTGGCGGGTGACGCAGCGACTGGCGGGGTGA